A DNA window from Flammeovirga agarivorans contains the following coding sequences:
- the ribH gene encoding 6,7-dimethyl-8-ribityllumazine synthase, with translation MATALKSLSEYTKKKNIDISEKKFAIVVSEYNPKITESLHGAVVETLLKEGAKEENIYREDVPGAFELTFGAQLMAQIDEVDAVICLGCVIQGETKHFDFICDAVAHGVTNVSLKYNKPVVFGLLTPNTEQQAYDRAGGKHGNKGVEAAVAAIKMLGFNQ, from the coding sequence ATGGCAACGGCGTTAAAAAGTTTAAGTGAATACACTAAGAAGAAAAATATTGACATCTCAGAGAAGAAATTTGCAATAGTTGTTTCTGAGTACAATCCTAAAATCACTGAGTCATTACATGGCGCCGTAGTGGAAACACTATTAAAAGAAGGGGCAAAAGAAGAAAATATCTACAGAGAAGATGTACCAGGTGCTTTCGAATTAACTTTTGGAGCACAGTTAATGGCACAAATTGATGAAGTAGATGCAGTTATTTGCCTAGGTTGTGTAATTCAGGGAGAAACAAAGCACTTTGATTTTATCTGTGATGCTGTAGCACATGGTGTAACGAATGTTTCTCTTAAGTATAACAAGCCTGTTGTATTTGGTTTATTAACACCAAATACTGAGCAACAAGCTTATGATAGAGCTGGAGGAAAACATGGTAACAAAGGTGTAGAAGCTGCTGTTGCTGCTATTAAAATGCTTGGTTTTAATCAATAA
- a CDS encoding sodium:solute symporter encodes MSILDWIVLSGTLAFIVIYGIWKTRQQNDMNSYLLGNKEAKWFTVALSIMATQASAITFLSAPGQAFVDGMRFVQFYFGLPLAMVVLSITVVPIYHKMNVYTAYEYLEKRFDLKTRTLTAILFLTQRGLAAGFTIFAPSLILSSLLGWDINLTNIGIGIVVTAYTVIGGTKAVNQTQKLQMAVIFVGMLIAGILVVQMLPEEVSFSNALHIAGATGRLNAIDFQFDPTSKYNVWSGLIGGFFLAMSYFGTDQSQVQRYLSGASIGQSRVALLFNGMIKVPMQFLILFIGAMVYVFYFFNPSPILFNKVALEDAQANVSNFQNLENSYNQSVDTRQAKAIEYAQALNGNGTNIETAKSALISANDNLESHKEQIIKQIEAEAPNIDTNDTNYIFLGFVINYLPTGLIGLLIAVILSASMSSTSSEINALASTSIIDIYKRILKPNASDQHYLTVSKLISIGWGLYAILFATFANKLGSLIEAVNILGSLVYGVILGVFMIAFFFKKITARPTFIAAVISEGIIIYLFFFTEVPFLWYNVIGCLSVISFGLLFNTFLKNNSVVKTD; translated from the coding sequence GTGAGTATTTTAGATTGGATCGTATTATCAGGTACGTTGGCGTTTATCGTTATCTACGGTATTTGGAAAACTCGTCAACAAAATGATATGAACAGTTACCTTCTTGGTAACAAAGAAGCCAAATGGTTTACAGTGGCCCTATCAATTATGGCTACTCAAGCTTCGGCTATTACATTTCTCTCAGCTCCTGGTCAAGCCTTTGTTGATGGAATGCGCTTTGTGCAATTCTATTTTGGCTTACCCTTAGCAATGGTTGTTCTATCCATCACAGTAGTTCCTATATATCATAAGATGAATGTGTATACCGCTTATGAATATTTGGAAAAACGCTTTGATTTAAAGACAAGAACCTTAACAGCAATATTATTCCTTACACAAAGAGGTTTAGCTGCTGGTTTTACCATATTTGCCCCTTCATTAATTCTTTCTTCTTTATTAGGTTGGGATATCAATCTCACCAATATTGGAATTGGTATTGTAGTAACTGCTTATACTGTAATTGGAGGGACAAAAGCGGTGAATCAGACACAAAAGCTACAAATGGCTGTTATATTCGTTGGAATGTTAATCGCCGGTATTTTAGTTGTGCAAATGTTACCAGAAGAAGTATCCTTCTCAAATGCATTACATATTGCTGGAGCTACAGGTAGATTAAATGCTATTGATTTTCAATTCGACCCCACTAGTAAATACAACGTTTGGTCTGGTTTAATTGGTGGATTCTTTCTAGCGATGTCTTACTTTGGAACTGACCAGTCACAAGTGCAACGTTATTTATCTGGAGCATCAATTGGACAAAGTCGAGTTGCGTTACTATTTAATGGTATGATTAAAGTACCAATGCAGTTCTTAATCCTGTTTATTGGTGCGATGGTATATGTCTTCTATTTCTTTAATCCATCTCCTATTCTATTCAATAAAGTTGCTTTAGAAGATGCACAAGCAAACGTGAGTAATTTTCAAAATCTTGAGAACAGCTATAACCAATCTGTTGATACAAGACAAGCTAAAGCTATTGAATATGCACAGGCTTTGAATGGAAATGGCACAAATATAGAAACTGCAAAATCAGCTTTAATTTCAGCCAATGATAACCTTGAAAGTCACAAAGAGCAAATCATTAAACAAATAGAGGCTGAAGCTCCAAATATCGACACAAATGACACCAACTATATCTTTTTAGGCTTTGTGATAAACTATCTCCCTACCGGATTGATTGGTCTACTTATCGCAGTGATCTTATCTGCAAGTATGTCTTCAACATCATCAGAAATCAATGCATTGGCATCGACTTCCATTATTGATATTTATAAAAGAATCTTGAAGCCAAATGCTAGTGATCAACATTACTTAACCGTATCAAAGTTAATTAGTATAGGTTGGGGGCTTTATGCCATATTGTTTGCCACTTTTGCTAATAAATTAGGGTCTCTTATAGAAGCAGTAAATATATTAGGCTCGTTAGTATATGGAGTTATTTTGGGAGTATTTATGATCGCATTCTTTTTCAAGAAAATTACTGCTCGACCAACATTTATAGCAGCAGTTATTTCGGAGGGAATTATCATCTATTTATTCTTTTTTACAGAAGTACCTTTCTTATGGTATAATGTAATTGGCTGTCTATCTGTTATTTCCTTTGGGTTATTATTTAATACGTTTTTGAAAAATAATAGTGTTGTAAAAACAGATTAA
- a CDS encoding PIG-L family deacetylase: protein MKSLLLSFFIFLQLLSLGQTPKDHQENVSSIIQDINHLDQLGSVMYFAAHPDDENQRVIAYFARSRGYETAYTALTRGDGGQNLIGTEIREELGMLRSQELIEARKVDGGNQLFSRANDFGYSKNPEETLSVWDKDQVLADAVWNIRKFRPDIIITRFSPNRGGRTHGHHTTSAIIAAEAFKIAGDSTVYPEQLKYVDPWQPKRIMWNTNSWFFRGKGESFDASKFVSLETGTYIPVLGKSVGEIAMAARSKHRCQGFGAALQRGENLEYFELLDGASMSEDPMEDIDTSWARVENSSKVAELIKKLQSTFNASKAEDAIPQLIAIKKELSKLNQKDYWVIKKSNIIDDLILRCSGLFLEVLTEDALIAQGDSLKVTLNSIYRAGQNISLANIQLGNLVEKEMSTRLEINKINKQSFTVKVPNDFPISQPYWLVEKPTKGMYIVNDQKLRGTPENSPSLPVIVSLNINGVNISKTLNIWQKKVNPARGEVYIPLAVVPPVSIEIDQSVMIFSDNTPKKVNAVITSNTKNIKGTLNFTTPKGWNVQPASSDFNLQNKGDKLEVLVSITPSKKDSEGTFKAIANIDNNTYDLGLNTIDYEHIFRQYIFKPAEAKVIKLDIQRGDVDVVGYLMGAGDVVPQSLEAAGYTVEIINPENVKLEEIKKFDAIVVGIRAYNVLENMRYIQPVLMDYVQQGGNVIVQYNTSFRLKVDQVGPYEGFKLSRDRITVEESPVEILAKGNPIMSYPNKITKKDFDGWVQERGLYYPNEWGTQYTPILRMKDPNQDPADGALLVADYGQGAFIYSGISWFRELPAGVSGAFRIFANMLNYKPENKQ, encoded by the coding sequence ATGAAATCCCTTCTCCTATCCTTTTTTATTTTCCTGCAATTACTCTCCTTGGGTCAAACACCAAAAGATCATCAAGAAAATGTATCATCTATTATACAAGACATCAATCATTTAGATCAATTAGGTAGTGTAATGTACTTTGCTGCTCATCCAGACGATGAGAACCAAAGGGTCATTGCTTACTTTGCAAGATCTAGAGGTTATGAAACAGCTTATACTGCTTTAACTAGAGGAGATGGTGGACAAAATCTTATTGGTACAGAAATAAGAGAAGAATTAGGTATGCTTCGTTCACAAGAACTGATAGAAGCCAGAAAAGTAGATGGAGGAAATCAACTATTCAGTAGAGCAAACGACTTTGGATATTCTAAAAACCCTGAAGAAACTTTATCTGTTTGGGACAAAGACCAAGTTCTTGCAGATGCCGTTTGGAATATCAGAAAATTCCGACCAGATATTATCATCACCAGGTTCTCCCCAAACAGAGGAGGAAGAACTCATGGTCACCATACCACATCAGCTATCATTGCTGCAGAGGCATTTAAAATAGCTGGAGACTCCACAGTTTATCCAGAACAATTAAAATATGTTGATCCTTGGCAACCTAAAAGAATTATGTGGAATACAAATTCATGGTTTTTTAGAGGAAAAGGAGAATCATTTGATGCATCAAAATTTGTCAGCCTAGAAACAGGAACATATATCCCAGTTCTTGGAAAGTCTGTAGGAGAAATAGCTATGGCTGCCCGTTCAAAACATAGATGTCAAGGGTTTGGTGCTGCACTTCAAAGAGGTGAAAATCTTGAATATTTTGAATTATTAGATGGAGCTTCAATGTCTGAAGACCCAATGGAAGATATTGACACTTCATGGGCAAGAGTTGAGAATAGTTCTAAGGTTGCTGAATTAATCAAAAAGCTACAATCAACTTTTAATGCTTCGAAAGCTGAAGATGCAATCCCTCAATTAATTGCTATCAAAAAAGAATTATCAAAATTAAATCAGAAAGATTATTGGGTCATCAAAAAATCTAATATTATTGATGATTTAATATTAAGATGTTCAGGACTTTTCCTTGAAGTACTTACAGAAGATGCCTTAATTGCACAAGGTGATTCATTAAAAGTTACTTTGAATTCTATATACAGAGCGGGACAAAATATTTCTTTAGCAAACATCCAATTAGGTAACCTTGTTGAAAAGGAAATGTCTACAAGACTGGAAATCAATAAAATAAACAAACAATCCTTTACTGTCAAGGTCCCTAATGATTTTCCGATCTCACAACCTTATTGGTTGGTAGAAAAGCCAACAAAAGGAATGTATATCGTCAATGATCAAAAGTTAAGAGGAACTCCAGAAAATTCTCCATCATTACCTGTAATCGTTTCTTTAAACATTAATGGTGTTAATATTTCGAAGACACTTAATATCTGGCAAAAAAAGGTTAACCCAGCAAGAGGTGAAGTATATATTCCTTTAGCAGTTGTCCCACCTGTTTCTATCGAAATAGATCAAAGTGTTATGATTTTCAGTGATAATACACCTAAAAAAGTAAATGCTGTAATTACTTCGAACACAAAAAACATAAAAGGAACATTAAATTTCACTACTCCTAAAGGCTGGAATGTACAGCCAGCTTCAAGTGATTTCAACTTACAAAATAAAGGAGACAAGTTAGAGGTTTTAGTTTCTATTACACCTAGTAAAAAAGATAGTGAAGGCACTTTCAAAGCTATTGCTAATATTGATAACAACACTTACGATCTAGGTTTAAACACTATAGATTATGAGCATATTTTCAGACAATACATTTTTAAGCCTGCAGAAGCAAAGGTAATTAAACTTGATATTCAAAGAGGAGATGTAGATGTAGTGGGTTATCTAATGGGAGCTGGTGATGTTGTCCCTCAGTCTTTGGAGGCTGCAGGATACACTGTTGAAATAATTAATCCAGAGAATGTAAAATTAGAGGAAATCAAAAAATTTGATGCGATTGTAGTTGGCATCAGAGCCTATAATGTTTTAGAGAACATGCGATACATTCAACCTGTATTGATGGACTATGTTCAGCAAGGTGGAAATGTTATCGTACAATACAATACATCATTTAGACTAAAAGTTGATCAAGTGGGTCCTTACGAAGGTTTTAAACTTTCGAGAGATCGAATTACAGTAGAAGAAAGTCCTGTAGAAATCCTTGCAAAGGGTAACCCAATTATGAGCTATCCTAATAAAATAACTAAAAAGGACTTTGATGGATGGGTACAAGAAAGAGGTTTGTACTACCCTAATGAATGGGGCACACAATATACGCCAATTTTAAGAATGAAGGACCCCAATCAAGATCCAGCAGACGGAGCTCTTTTGGTCGCAGATTACGGGCAAGGAGCATTCATTTACTCTGGTATTTCTTGGTTTAGAGAACTACCTGCAGGTGTTTCTGGTGCCTTTAGAATTTTTGCAAACATGTTAAACTACAAACCTGAAAATAAACAATAA
- a CDS encoding DUF2911 domain-containing protein, protein MLKRSTLSILTVLFFAVQSVFAQQLPAPSPAASVKQTVGVTEISIDYSSPAVKGRKVFGELEPFGKTWRAGANGPTAITFSSDVKVNGKDVKAGTYNIFLTLEENAEWTFHFNGKGKSIFAYNKDGKQDQAAIDADDVATFKSKPQAAPMKERLAYLIESVTDTEGKVTLWWDKTMVSFTVEVPTQSLSEANIEKAVKEAQGAWRTYQNASNFYASSNPEKALELIDESIKVRPDYFWNLWTKSQLLAKQEKYDEALTVIISARAAGEAKPDGAYNYFKGSIQKNIDAWLPNASKKWKKANKDI, encoded by the coding sequence ATGTTGAAAAGATCAACACTATCCATTTTAACAGTGTTATTCTTCGCTGTTCAAAGCGTATTCGCACAACAACTTCCAGCTCCTTCCCCAGCAGCTTCAGTAAAACAAACAGTAGGTGTTACTGAAATTTCAATCGATTACTCTTCACCAGCAGTTAAAGGCCGTAAAGTATTTGGTGAGTTAGAACCATTTGGTAAAACTTGGAGAGCAGGTGCTAACGGACCAACTGCAATTACTTTCAGCTCTGACGTTAAGGTTAACGGAAAAGACGTTAAAGCAGGAACTTACAACATCTTCTTAACATTAGAAGAAAATGCAGAATGGACTTTCCACTTCAATGGTAAAGGGAAAAGCATTTTTGCATACAACAAAGATGGTAAGCAAGATCAAGCTGCAATTGATGCAGATGACGTAGCAACTTTTAAAAGTAAGCCACAAGCTGCTCCTATGAAAGAGCGTTTAGCTTATTTAATTGAGTCTGTAACTGATACAGAAGGTAAAGTTACTTTATGGTGGGACAAAACAATGGTAAGCTTTACTGTTGAAGTACCAACTCAATCATTATCTGAAGCAAACATTGAAAAAGCTGTGAAGGAAGCACAAGGTGCATGGAGAACTTACCAAAACGCATCAAACTTCTATGCTTCTTCTAATCCAGAAAAAGCTTTAGAATTAATTGATGAGTCGATTAAGGTTCGTCCAGATTACTTCTGGAACCTATGGACAAAGTCTCAACTTCTTGCTAAACAAGAGAAGTATGATGAAGCATTAACTGTTATCATCAGTGCAAGAGCAGCAGGTGAAGCGAAACCTGATGGAGCTTACAACTACTTCAAAGGAAGTATTCAAAAAAATATCGATGCATGGTTACCAAATGCATCTAAAAAATGGAAAAAAGCAAACAAGGATATTTAA
- a CDS encoding AbgT family transporter, which yields MENSEQTQNSNWVNKFLSYVERIGNALPHPATLFAGFAFGVVILSWIFGQTGLSVQHPGTGETITVVNLISQEGIYLMLTKLVKNFTNFAPLGVVLVAMLGIGIAEGSGLIGTLIRILVLKSPKKIITFVVVFAGVLSNTASEVGYVLLVPLSAVIFLAFGKHPIAGLAAAFAGVSGGYSANLLLGTIDPLLQGISQEAAQIIDTSYSINAACNYYFMFVSTFFIGIAGTIVTEKIVIPRLGEYKGDEVAEEMHDLTKEERKGLIYAGIAAFILFAVILIGIIPSEGFLRSIDEPENIFRSALMKGIVSWIFIIAAICGIAYGKGAGTFKNDADVMKGMGESMKTMSSYVVLVFFAAQFVAYFKWTNLGLICAVKGAEFLETIGLDKIPLLICFIFLAAMINLVMGSASAKWTLMAPVFIPMFMLVGISPELTQVAYRIGDSVTNIISPMMSYFALIVAFIQRYDKNAGIGTVIATMLPYSIAFLIVWVILMAIWLIVGLPIGPDSPLHYLPN from the coding sequence ATGGAAAATTCAGAACAAACACAGAATTCCAACTGGGTAAATAAATTCTTGAGTTATGTGGAAAGAATTGGTAATGCTTTACCTCACCCTGCCACATTATTTGCAGGTTTTGCCTTTGGTGTAGTTATCCTATCTTGGATATTTGGTCAGACAGGACTAAGTGTACAACATCCAGGGACAGGTGAAACAATCACTGTAGTTAACCTTATTTCCCAGGAAGGAATCTATTTAATGTTGACTAAGCTTGTAAAAAACTTTACCAACTTCGCACCTCTTGGCGTTGTACTTGTTGCAATGTTAGGTATTGGCATTGCTGAGGGAAGTGGCTTAATTGGCACTTTAATTAGAATATTAGTTTTAAAATCACCCAAAAAGATTATCACATTTGTTGTTGTCTTTGCTGGTGTTTTATCAAATACTGCAAGTGAAGTTGGGTATGTTTTATTGGTACCACTTTCCGCAGTAATATTTTTAGCTTTTGGCAAACATCCTATTGCAGGACTTGCCGCTGCGTTTGCTGGAGTATCTGGTGGGTATTCTGCCAACTTATTATTAGGTACAATTGATCCTCTACTACAAGGTATTTCGCAGGAAGCAGCACAAATTATCGATACGTCTTATTCTATTAATGCTGCATGTAATTATTATTTCATGTTTGTATCTACCTTCTTTATTGGTATTGCCGGTACAATAGTTACTGAAAAAATTGTAATTCCAAGGTTAGGAGAGTACAAAGGAGATGAAGTTGCTGAGGAAATGCATGACCTCACCAAAGAAGAAAGAAAAGGACTTATCTATGCAGGTATTGCTGCTTTTATATTATTTGCAGTCATTTTAATTGGCATTATTCCTTCTGAAGGATTTTTAAGAAGCATTGATGAACCTGAGAACATATTCAGGTCTGCGTTAATGAAAGGGATTGTTTCATGGATCTTTATTATTGCAGCTATTTGTGGTATTGCCTATGGTAAAGGTGCGGGGACTTTTAAAAATGATGCCGATGTAATGAAAGGCATGGGCGAGTCGATGAAAACGATGTCTTCTTACGTTGTATTAGTATTCTTTGCTGCTCAGTTTGTAGCCTATTTCAAATGGACAAACTTAGGTTTGATTTGTGCTGTTAAAGGTGCTGAATTTTTAGAGACAATTGGCTTAGATAAAATACCATTATTAATCTGTTTTATCTTTTTAGCAGCAATGATTAACCTAGTAATGGGTAGTGCTTCTGCAAAATGGACATTAATGGCTCCTGTGTTTATACCTATGTTTATGTTAGTCGGTATTTCTCCAGAATTAACACAAGTAGCTTACAGAATTGGTGATAGTGTCACTAACATTATCTCTCCAATGATGTCTTACTTTGCCTTAATTGTTGCATTTATTCAAAGATATGATAAGAATGCAGGAATCGGTACAGTGATCGCAACTATGCTTCCTTACTCCATTGCATTCTTAATTGTATGGGTGATTTTAATGGCTATTTGGTTGATCGTTGGTTTACCAATTGGGCCAGATTCACCACTTCATTACCTTCCGAATTAA
- a CDS encoding amino acid permease: protein MASSLDKRQQQGFGTAPVFFTSISTILGAILFLRFGYAVANLGLLSTFSMVLVGHLVTIPTAMAISEIATNQKVQGGGVYYIISRSFGITIGGSIGISLYLSQAISTAFYIIAFAEAFRPLFPLLEQYGIVDPNLRWITIPSTFALIALVMYKGADLGMKTLYIVVAILFLSLLSFFIGTTEFAENLEKINWYGHIEESDSFFKVLAICFPAFTGIAAGVGLSGDLKSPEKSIPIGTMFAGIFGMIVYLLVAYKLSVSASLEDLDADPLIMTDISLWGPMIPIGLAAAALSSAIGSILVAPRTLQAIAEDKVLPNHGVNKWLGQVNKESNEPINSSMITSVITLIFVLIGDIDVVAQIITMFFMVTYGAICLISFLEHFASDPAYRPVFKSKPIISLVGALMCLYLMFKISASYTFMALIFMALLYQMVRRFTPNKEGLKAIFQGVIFQLSRQFQVFLQKTEKDDVEDHWRPAVVCVSRNTFKRFAAFNLVKWIAHKYGFATYIHLIDGYLSKETNSLAEKDLHRLIKISDASNSKVYLDTMISPSMTSVIAQVIQLPSVAGKDNNMLMFEFSKKDPDGLQQLIDNFKLMSVTGNDICVLGSDDRNFGYKTEIHIWLTPKDLENANLMILLAFIIIGHPEWSNAKITLLACFPEPEIEDRREQILDLIKTGRLPISKNNVKLLTRADNVDIKTVINQTSQDADLTIIGLRLEAAKKINEQVFYGYDDIGDVLFIHTAKRKDIS, encoded by the coding sequence ATGGCTTCATCTTTAGATAAAAGACAACAACAAGGATTTGGAACAGCTCCAGTATTTTTTACATCAATAAGTACAATTCTAGGGGCAATTTTATTCCTAAGATTTGGGTATGCTGTCGCAAACTTAGGTTTACTATCCACTTTCTCAATGGTCTTGGTTGGTCATTTGGTAACTATACCAACAGCTATGGCAATTTCCGAGATTGCAACCAATCAAAAAGTACAAGGAGGAGGAGTCTACTATATTATTTCTCGATCGTTTGGTATTACCATTGGAGGGTCTATTGGTATTTCTCTGTATTTATCTCAAGCAATTAGTACGGCGTTTTATATCATTGCATTTGCTGAGGCGTTCCGTCCATTATTTCCATTGTTGGAACAATATGGTATTGTAGATCCAAATTTAAGATGGATTACGATACCAAGTACTTTCGCTTTAATTGCCTTAGTGATGTACAAAGGGGCTGATTTAGGTATGAAGACCTTATATATAGTTGTTGCTATTCTTTTTCTGTCCTTATTGTCTTTCTTTATTGGAACGACAGAATTTGCAGAAAATTTAGAAAAGATAAATTGGTACGGGCATATAGAGGAGAGTGATAGCTTTTTCAAAGTTTTAGCCATATGTTTCCCTGCCTTTACGGGTATTGCTGCAGGAGTAGGGTTATCAGGAGATTTGAAGTCACCGGAAAAGTCAATTCCTATCGGAACAATGTTCGCTGGTATTTTCGGTATGATTGTATATTTATTAGTGGCTTATAAACTATCCGTTTCGGCTTCTTTAGAAGACTTAGATGCAGATCCATTAATAATGACAGATATCTCTTTATGGGGGCCAATGATACCAATAGGTTTAGCAGCAGCAGCACTTTCCTCTGCAATAGGCTCTATATTGGTTGCACCTAGAACTTTGCAAGCAATTGCTGAAGATAAAGTGTTGCCTAATCACGGTGTTAATAAATGGTTGGGTCAGGTAAATAAAGAATCAAACGAGCCAATAAACTCATCTATGATTACCTCTGTTATTACATTGATATTTGTATTAATAGGTGATATTGATGTAGTGGCACAGATTATCACTATGTTCTTTATGGTGACTTATGGTGCTATTTGTTTGATTAGTTTCTTAGAACACTTCGCTTCAGATCCAGCATATAGACCAGTATTTAAATCAAAGCCTATTATCTCATTAGTAGGAGCATTAATGTGCTTGTATTTGATGTTTAAGATATCGGCTTCATACACTTTTATGGCTTTGATTTTTATGGCACTTCTATATCAAATGGTAAGAAGGTTTACCCCAAATAAAGAAGGGTTAAAAGCTATTTTCCAAGGTGTAATATTCCAATTAAGTAGACAATTCCAAGTTTTCCTTCAGAAGACAGAGAAGGATGATGTCGAGGATCACTGGAGGCCTGCGGTGGTTTGTGTTAGTAGAAACACTTTTAAGCGTTTCGCTGCTTTTAATCTTGTCAAATGGATTGCCCATAAATATGGCTTTGCTACTTATATTCATTTAATAGATGGATATCTGTCGAAAGAAACCAATAGTCTAGCTGAAAAAGATTTGCATAGGCTGATTAAAATTTCAGACGCAAGCAATTCTAAAGTTTACTTGGATACGATGATTAGTCCATCAATGACTTCAGTAATTGCTCAAGTAATCCAATTGCCGTCAGTAGCAGGTAAAGATAATAATATGTTGATGTTTGAATTCTCTAAAAAGGATCCTGATGGACTTCAACAATTGATCGATAACTTTAAGTTAATGTCAGTAACCGGTAATGATATTTGTGTTCTCGGTTCTGATGATAGAAACTTTGGGTATAAGACTGAAATTCATATTTGGTTAACCCCTAAAGATTTAGAAAATGCCAACCTGATGATTTTACTAGCATTTATCATTATTGGGCACCCAGAATGGTCAAATGCAAAAATCACTTTATTAGCATGTTTCCCAGAACCTGAAATTGAAGATAGAAGAGAACAGATTCTTGATTTAATTAAAACAGGACGTTTACCAATTTCAAAGAACAATGTGAAGCTCTTAACTAGGGCAGATAACGTTGATATTAAAACTGTCATTAATCAAACATCACAAGATGCAGACCTTACAATCATTGGATTGAGATTAGAGGCTGCGAAAAAAATCAATGAGCAAGTATTCTACGGATACGATGATATTGGTGATGTTTTGTTCATACATACTGCAAAAAGAAAAGATATTTCTTAA